CTTATGTGTgagtgtttagtcactaagtcatgtccaactctttgtgacctcatagacaataacccgccagactcctctgtccatgggattctccaggtaagaatactggagtgggttgccatttcctcctccaggggaatcttcccaacacagggatcaaacctgtgattCCTGGTTTGAGACAGAGGgattctcctctgtctcctgcattgcaggcagattttttaagaattataaaaTCATGAAACAGTGAAACTGAGATGTTAAAGATTATTTAATCCAAGCATCAGGTGCTTACTGTTATTAATAATTCCTGCTaagtattatttatttaagatGAAATCAACATTTTCCCTGAAAGACCTGGGTATTTTGGTAGTTGGAGTGTTTGTTTTGTTGTGAAACCAAATATTTCTCCAGTAGTTTTAAGCAATTATTTTTACTTCATTCTATTGGTGACATATAAAATGAGCCCAATAACTCTTGGAAAAACCAACATGTTAAACGATACCTGTCAGGTGTCACACGGGTTTTAATTTTGCTAGAAAAACATGCTTAGTCTAACCATTCTAATATGGCAGAGTTTAGATCATTTTACTAGTTTACtagttttccagtttttctctaTCAGATAAAGTATTGCATCTTTAATGAAAAACTATTGTTTGAGTTTTAAGTAAGATTATGAATTTCCATTTTCTAGAATCTACTCATTATCTATACAAATGTAAACTAAAAGTGAGTTGGTCTTTAAACAAAGAACATATTCCACAGTTGACAAATACTGAGTTTACATTAAAATTTCTAATTGTATTTTGCATGTGCTCTACTAATCCACATCTCTATCATCTTTGAATTCCATAGAGAGCATCTGCAAAATATaggattatattaataaaaaagacCAGAATAAACAGGACCTAGTATTTGTGTTCAAAAATGCTTCTCatatttggggtggggggagtgggatTATAGTATTCTCATCTTTTCCATCAACCATGAAGTGCAAATTTCAGGAACTAAACTTTGTACACTGATCCCCTGGTCACAGTGGTGGCATACATGACCTATATTGGGGTCATTATATTCTGACTCCCAGTTATCAAAATTAGAATAAAGGAGGAAGGTTCTTGAGTCTGGAAAACCTATTGAGGTATAAGGATGATGTCTGCCATGCAGTTATGTTTCTGCCCCCTGGGGTCATAGTCCAGGGAGAAGGACGTTGGGACATTAAAGAAATAGACCTCAGGTGAAATGATACAGATAGTTCCCCGGTCCTTCAGATATTTTGAGTTATGATTCTAGTGcagaaaatatctgaaattaatacttttaattaattaattactttttcatatttatgaATTATATGTTAATTTACTAGAGAAAGCACACACTACTTATATATTCtgagtgaaataaaaatactgtgcATTTTACATGAGTATTATTAATACATATGTAAAgaatatggaaagaaagaaaaagtcttcAGAAGTAACAATAGTAATATtcactctgattttaaaaatctagaaattggtattttctcttaaaatgttatgaaGTAtcttaattacaaaataattcattttaattttatttttttctctggttcAACTAACATCATTGTCTCAGGAGATCACTGCATTATGAGTCTTCTTTGgtgagagactgaacaacgacTTACCCAGAATTACTCTCCCCAACACCCACTCACAcgtacacatgtgcacacagacactcacacacatgcacacacaggcataaaatattctcattttctctttaaatatagAAGGGACTGAGAAGAAAATGGACCCCGGAAATCACTCCTCAGTGACTGAGTTTATCCTCGCTGGGCTCACAGAACAGCCACAACTCCAGCTGcaccttttcctcctcttcctaggAATCTATGTGGTCACGGTGGTAGGGAACCTGGGCATGATCACACTGATTGGGCTCAGTTCCCACCTGTACACCCCCATGTACTATTTCCTCACCAACTTGTCCTTTATTGATCTCTGTCAGTCGACTATAATTACCCCCAAAATGCTGGTGAACTTTGTGACAGAGAAGAATATTATCTCCTATCCTGAATGCATGACTCAACtttatttcttcatcatttttGCTATTGCAGAAAGTCACATGTTGGCTGCAATGGCATATGACCACTATGTTGCCATCTGCAACCCCTTGCTTTACAACATCACAATGTCTTATTACATCTGCTTCTGCCTCACAGTGGGAGTTTATATTTTGGGCATCACTGGATCCACAATCCATACAGGATTTATGTTGAGACTCTTTTTCTGCAAGACCAATATCGTTAACCATTATTTCTGTGATCTCTTTCCACTCTTGGAGCTATCCTGTTCCAGCATCTATGTCAATGAATTATTGGTTATAGTTTTGAGTGCATTCAACATTTTGACTCCTGCTCTAGTTATTCTTGCTTCCTACATCTTCATCATTTCCAGCATCCTCCAAATCCACTCCATGGAGGGCAGGTCCAAAGCCTTCAGCACCTGCAGTTCTCACATTGCTGCTGTTGCTATTTTTTATGGATCTGCTGCATTCATGTACCTACAGCCATCATCAGTCAGCTCCATGGACCAAGGGAAAGTGTCCTCTGTGTTTTATACCATCATTGTGCCCATGCTAAATCCCCTGATCTATAGCCTACGGAATAGGGATGTCAAATTTGCCCTGAAAAAAAAGTTTAGACTGTGAAAAACATATATGAACAGAGTCAATATTATGATGGCATATCAGTTAtttggactgccaaggaattccccaaTTCTTAATTATCTACAATATATTTAATAGAGAAACCTCTAACCTTAATTGATCCTTTCATAATAGGTCTCAGTAACTTGTTTTCCAACAAATATATTAATCAGACTCTGAGAGATGGATTCTTTGGAGATTAGGTCAGAACTAATAAGTAATAGAgaatattatttgaaattaataaaaattccaAGATGTCGCAACTAATGTTCTCTATTCTGAATCCATTAGGAGACCCTTTcaaatttctatttctctctgttgttgttcagtcactcagtcatgtccaactgtttgtgaccacatgaactcagcacatgaggcttccctgtccttctctatctcccggactttgctcaaacacatgtcgcttgaattggtgatgccatcctaccatctcatcctttgttttctcctacttttcctgccttcaatctctcccagcatcatggtattttccaatgagttggctgttcacatcaggtggccacagtatgtCTCTCTGATTTCACTccagttttattttcatattgtgTTTCATTATGATAGATATTAGACCTCCTTAATATGAAGTTTCAAATTTCATGAGGTCAGTAActgtaattttgtaatttttatattctaGTTTAAATCTCATTGAGTGGTAAAATACTTtctaaactcaacattcaaaaaactaagatcttgtcatctggtgccatcactccATGGAAAATTGGTGGGGAATaagagaaacagtgacagattttatttgcctgggctccagaatccctttggacagtgactgcagccacaaaattaaaagaaacttgctcctaggaaaaaaagctatgacaaacctagagagcatattaaaaagcagagatgtcacattgccgacaaaggtccgcaTAGCCAAGTaacgttttttccagtagtcatgtatcgatgagACAGtaggaccatcaagaaggctgagtctggaaaatatattttctcaaattgtgatgctggagaatactcttgagagtccactggaaaacaaagatcaaaacagtcaatcccaaaataaatcaaccctgaatattcattggaagaactgatgctgaagctgaaactccaatactttggtcacctgatgtgaagagccgactcattggaaaagaccctgatgtggggaaagactgagggcaggaggagaagggagctgcagaggatgagatggttagatagtatcattgacttaatggacatttgtttgagcaaactccaggagatagtgcaggacagggaagcctgttacgctacagtccatggggtcaaaagagcaGGACACCACTTAAGGAAAGAACAATGATGGGCCTCAGTTCAGCtcgttcaattgctcagtcgtgtccaacactttgcgaccccatgagccacagcacgccaggcctccctgtccatcaccaactcctggagttcacccaaactcatgtccattgagtcggtgatgccatccagacatctcatcctctgttgccccttctccttctgcccccaatgcctcccagcatcagggccttttccaatgagacaactctttgcatgaggtagccaaagtattggagtttcagcttcagcatcagtccttccaatgaacacccaggactgatctcctttaggatggatttgttgaatctccttgcagttcaagggattctcaagagtcttctccaacaccacagttcaaaagcatcaattcttcagtgttcagttttcttcacagtccaacgctcacatccatacatgactgctggaagaaccatagccttgactagatggacctttgttggcaaagtaatgtctctgcttttaacatgctgtctacgttggtcataactttccttccaaggagtagcatcttaatttcatggctgcaaccaccacctgcagtgattttggagcccccaaaaataaagtctctcactgtttccactgtttccccatctatttcccatgaagtgatgggaccagatgccatgatcttcgttttctgaatgttgagctttaagccaactttttcactctcctctttcactttcatcaagaggctttttagtttctcttcactttctgtcataagggtggtctcatctgcatatctgaggctattgatatttctcctggctatcttgattccatcttgtgcttcttccagcccagcatttctcatgatgtactctgcatagaagttaaataagcagaatgacaatatacagacttgatgtactcctttcccaatttggaacctgtctgttcttccatgtctagttctaactttgcttcttgacctgcatacagatttctcaggaggcaggtgaggtggtctggtattcccatctctttaagaattttcacagtttgttgtgatccacacagtcaaagtctctgacatagtcaataaagcaggcaaatgtggccttggagtTCAGAATGAGTGGGGCAAAGGCTTATAGAGTTTTGaaaagagaacgcactggtcatagcaaacaccctcttccaacaacacaagagaagactctacatgtggacatcaccagatggtcaatgctgaaatcagactgactgtagtcttcgcagccaaagatagagaagcactatgctgctgctgctgctgctaagtcacctcagttatgtccaactctgtgcgaccccattgacagcagcccaccaggctctgccatccctgggattctccaggaaagaacactggagtgagttgccattttcttctccaatgcatgaaagtgaaaagtgaaagtgaagtcactcagttgtgtctaactcttagcgaccccatggacggcagcctaccaggctcctccacccatgggattttccaggcaagagtcctggagtgggttgccattgccttctccaagagaagcactatacagtcagaaaaaaaaaaaaaagtttgagagctgactgtggctcagattttgaactgcttattgccaaattctgacttaaagaaagtagagaaaactgcTAAagcattgaggtatgacctatatcaaatcccttatgattatacagtggaagtggcaaatagattcaagggattagatctgatagacagagtgcctgaagaactgtggacagaggttcgtgacattgtacaggaggcagtgttcaagaccatccccaagaaaaagaaatgaaaagaggcaaaatggttgtctgagaaggccttacaatagctcaggaaagaagagaagcaaaaggcaaaggagaataggaaagacatacccatttgaatgcagagttccagagaatagcaaggagaaataagaaagccttcctcagtgatcaatgcaaagaattagaggaaaacaatagaatgggaaagactggagatttcttcaagaaaattagagataccaagggaacatttcatgcaaagatgggcacaatgaaagacaaaaatggtatgaacctaacagaaacagaagatattaagaagtggtggcaagaatacacaaaagaactatacaaaaaaagatctttgtgacccagataaccacaatggtgtgatcactcacctagagccagacatcctggaatgcgaaatcaagtgggccttaggaagcatcactatgaagaaagctactGAAAGCTAGTgaacgtgatggaattccagttgagctctttcaaatcttaaaagatgatgctgtgaaagtgctgcactcaatatgccagcaagtttggaaaactcagcactggccactggactggaaatggtcagttttcattccaatcccaaagaaaggcaatgccaaagaatgctcaaactaccacacaattgcactaatctcatgctagcaaagtaacgctaaaaaattctccaagccaggcttcaacagaacctGAACcatgtacttccagatgttcaagctgcatttagaacaggcagaggaacaagagatcaaattgccaacatccattggatcatcaggAAAAAAAGCAACAAGTAAGCAACATTTAATTTAGTTTTCAAACAAAGCAGatatttaagtttttgtttttcagagaaTTGAAGAGTAGAAGGGATTATCCCCAGGTCAGACAGTAAGTATGATGTTGAATTAAATTTTCAATTCAATACTGTGTAACTTagtatcatgctgctgctgctgctgctaagtcacttcagtcgtgtccgactctgttcgaccctgtagacggcagcccaccaggctcccccatccctgggattctccaggcaagaacactggagtgggttgccattgctttctccaatgcatgaaagtgaaaagtgaaagtgaagtcgctcagtcgtgtctgacccttagagaccccatggactgcagcctaccaggctcctccatccatgggattttccaggcaagagtactagtaTCATAACCAATAAGAATTATGAAATCATGATATTTGGGAACTGGAATAAATGCTAAATGTAATTGAATTCAACCAGGTGCTCTTATCTTTAAACAATATTTGCTATGCAATTGACCACTCAGAACAACCACAAACATCTTGCCTATAAGATCATGGTCTACCTGATGATTGGAATGTTAAACCTTTGTTGTGAAACCAAATATTTCTCCCTACAGTTTCAAGCAGTTAATGTTACTTTAATCTCTTAAGACATACAAAGACATACCTCTAAAATAAGTCAATTCATTTAACATTGAGATGAGTGTTATGTGCCATGTGCGGATTTGCTCTGCTAAAAAATGTCTTCAGCTATTTCAGTCATTCTAAAATGCATATTTCTATATCATTTTTATGAAGCTGTCTAGTTTTTCTTCATCACATAAAGTATTGTACCTCAGATTGAGCACACTAATCCAATTATTGCTTGAGCATTAAGTAAGAACATGAGTTTCCATTTTTTGTGATCCTACTAATCttgcatgactgactcaatggacatgagtttgagtaagctccaggagttggtgatggacaaggaatcccagtgtgctgcagtccatggggtcacaaagagtcagacatgactgagtgactgaactgaactaaaacttCTTcataaatttaaactaaaaacacattggtctttaaaaaaaatacactaacTAGTTAATGTAACTGTTGCTAGTTAATGCAACACATTGGTCTTTATAAAATTACATCAACTATTTAATGTAACTGTTGACTAATGTTTACTACAATTTCTACTTGTATTTTGCATATATTCTACTAATTCATATCCCCATTGTTTTTGAGTTCTATGGAGAA
The genomic region above belongs to Bos taurus isolate L1 Dominette 01449 registration number 42190680 breed Hereford chromosome 29, ARS-UCD2.0, whole genome shotgun sequence and contains:
- the OR8G3D gene encoding olfactory receptor family 8 subfamily G member 3D, coding for MDPGNHSSVTEFILAGLTEQPQLQLHLFLLFLGIYVVTVVGNLGMITLIGLSSHLYTPMYYFLTNLSFIDLCQSTIITPKMLVNFVTEKNIISYPECMTQLYFFIIFAIAESHMLAAMAYDHYVAICNPLLYNITMSYYICFCLTVGVYILGITGSTIHTGFMLRLFFCKTNIVNHYFCDLFPLLELSCSSIYVNELLVIVLSAFNILTPALVILASYIFIISSILQIHSMEGRSKAFSTCSSHIAAVAIFYGSAAFMYLQPSSVSSMDQGKVSSVFYTIIVPMLNPLIYSLRNRDVKFALKKKFRL